The genomic region CCCGACCGGCCACGGCCCCTCGATCGACCGCGCCCCCTCGACCCACCACAGCCCCTCGACCGACCACAGCCCCTCGACCAGCTGAGGCCGCCCGGCGACCACACCGGCCGCCCGCCCGGCCAACGCGACGCCCCGGCACCGGGCTGAGCGCGCCTGCCTCGCGGACTGACGGCGCCCCGGCATCCGGAGCACGCCGGGCTCCCCGTGGGCTGCGAACGCCTCGGCCCCGGGCGGTCCGGGCCGGCCGGCAGCACCGATTCGCCTGTTTCGGCCCGGCGGATGGCACCTGTGGTCCTAGGATCGCCTTGTGGAGCGTTGGTTCAACCTCGCGGGCTGCGACAACGTACGCGATCTAGGCGGGCTGCCCACCGTCGACGGAGCGGCCACCCGGCACGGCGTGTTTCTGCGATCCGATTCGGTACAGACGCTGACCGAGGCCGACGTCATCCTGCTGCGGGAGACCTTCGGCCTGCGGACGATCATCGACCTGCGAGCCAGGGAGGAGGCGGCCCGAGAAGGCCGGGGTCTCCTCGCCGAGCAGCCCATCGACTATCACAACCTGTCGTTCCTGCCCGGTGAGTGGGTGATGCCCGACGACCCGCGATACCCCGCGATCGTCCGGGACCTCGACTCGGTTGACCGCATCGAGCACTACCTGGACTACCTGCGCCTTGCCGGCCCCGCCGTGGCACAGGCACTGCGGGTGCTGGCCCAGCCCACCGCGGGCCCCGCGCTGTTCCACTGCGCGGCCGGCAAGGACCGCACCGGCGTCCTCGCGGCCCTGCTGCTGAGCATCGCCGGGGTCGACCGGGACGCCATCGTCGCCGACTACGCCCAGACCAACGAGCGGATCCACCTGGTCAACGCACGCCTGGCGAAGCGTCCCTCCTACAACCGGCCGACCGCCCCGCTCACTCCCGACCAGCTCTCCTGCCGTCCGGAGGTCATGCGGGGCTTTCTCGCCGGTGTCGACGCCGGTTGGGGTGGCCCCGCCGCCTGGGCCATCAAGGAGGGACTCACCGAGTCGGACCTGATCGCGCTACGCCGGACCCTGGTCGCGTAGTCAGGGCCGGGAACGGCTCGTCCGGAGCGCCATGACCGACCGGACCCCGCCTACGGCGCCGCCGCCGGACGATGAGCACATGGTCCACCGCGTGCCCCCGAAGGCGGTCCTGGCCGCCCTGCTGGCGGTCGTGCTGGTGGCGAGCTGCGGCGTCCTGCGGCGGACCCACCGCGTGCCGGACGACCTGGTCCCGGTGTTCCGCTCGGCCGCCACCGCGTACGGCATCCTCACCGCCGCCCAGCTCGCCGCGCAGGCACGCGTGGAAAGCAAGTTCGACGCGCAGGCGGTGTCGCACGCCGGTGCCCGCGGCATCATGCAGTTCCTGCCGACCACCTGGGCGGCATTCGGGCTCGACGGCAACAAGGACGGCGTGGCGGATCCGCTGGACCCCCGCGACGCCATCCCGTCGGCCGCGTACTACGAATCGTGGCTCGCCGAACAGGTGGCGCACCTGCCCGGGGATCGCGTCTCGCTGATCCTCGCCGCCTACAACGCCGGGCCGGACGCCGTGCGCCTCGCGGGCGGCATCCCCGACTTCGGCGAGACCCGGGCGTACGTGACGAAGGTCCGGGACTGGGCGGACACCTTCTCCGACCAGCTCTGACCCAACCTGCTCCGACCCCCAACCTGCTCCGACCCCCAACCTGCTCCGACCTCCGGCCAGCCCGGACGGACCACCCGATTCCTCAGCCCACCCGCAGCCGCTCCCCCGACACCACGACCTCGTCGCCGGGGACCAGCTGGCGTCCGCGGCGGCTCTCCACCTCGCCGTTGACCCGCACCATCCCTCCCGCCAACAGCCCCTTCACATCCGACCCGACCCCGACGACGTCGGCGAGCTTGAGGAACTGGCCCAGCCGGATCGCGTCACCCTGGATGCTCACCTCGCGCATGCCCTCAAGCATCGCCGGTCCCCGAAACCGGGCGCGCGGGGCATCCCCCGATGCGCCCGCCCCGGTGCAGCCGCCCCGTCGCGCCCGCCCGGTCCGCCGGCCTTGCGCCGGACACGCCGCACAGCGGGCTGCTCGCGGCCGACGCCCCGCACAGGCACCATCGGGCGTGACCGGCGCGACCGCGAACACACCCGCTCACCCGCGGCACCGGCCCCTCCGGACCATCGTTCGGGAACGACAATCCACATCCCGGGCGGAGGGCTGAGGCATGCTGGCGGACGTGGCAGGTATCCCCTCGGACCCGTCGGACGGCACGGGCAGACGCGGCAGCGGATCCCCGCGACCAGCGAAAACGCCCGGTAGCGGTCCGCCGGCACCGCGCGCCGCGCGCCCGCCTGTCGCGCCGGACCGCCGGACCGTCCCGCTCCCCGGCTCGCCCGCCGCGCCGGCCGACCCGCTCGGTCCACCAGACGGCCCGCAGGACTCCCCGGACAGCCTGCTTGACTCGGACGAGCCGCGCGCTCCGTCGGAGAGTCCCTTCGCCTCGTCCGGAGACGGGGACGGGGACCCCACGCCGGCCGAGGCCGATCGGGCTGCGGCGCGACGGCGCATCGCCGCGCGCGGGCGGGCAAGGCGCGGCGTGCGCACCCCAGCCCTCGGCACCGCGGCCCCCGGCGAGCTGCCCGCCCTCGACGACTACCCGGACCAGCGCATCCCCCCGCTGGACAACCTGCGAACGGGTGCCCCGACCGGCGACGGCCCGGGATCGGCAACCGTCGGCGGCACCAGCGAGGACGTGGTCCGCCGGGTCGAACGCTCCAGCGGGATGCTCGCCTCCCGCGCCGCGGCGCGGATGAGCGAGGTCCTGCCCTGGTTTCCGGCCATGTCGGCGAGCCATCGGGCCGGGATCCAGCTCGTGGTCCAGGCCGGCATCTCCTCGTTCGTCGAGTGGTGTCGGCGACCGGAGCACGCCCGGGAGCTGTCGGAGGACGTCTTCCGGGTCGCCCCGCGCGAGCTCGTGCGGGCGGTGACCTTCCGTCGCCTGGTCGATCTGGTCCGGGTCGCGGTGGAGGCGATCGAGGCCGAGGTGCCGAACCTGGCCGGCCCCGAGGACGAGCTGCGGCTGCTCGCCGACGTCCTGCGCTACTCCCGCGACATCGCCTTCGCCGGTGCGGTCGTCTACGCCCGCGCGGCCGAGGAGCGCGGCGCCTGGGACGCCCGGCTGGAAGCGCTGGTCGTCGATCACGTGGTGCGTGGCGAGGTGGACCGGGCGCTGCCGTCGCGGGCGGCGGCGGTGGGCTGGCGCAACCCGCCGGCCGTGACCGTCATCGTCGGCGGCGCCGAGGGCAACGCGCCGGAGGCGGTGGTCGACGAGGTGCACCGGCTGGCTCGGGCGGCCCAGCTGGAGGTGCTTGCCGGGGTCCATCACAACCGGCTGGTGATGGTGGTCGGCGGCCGGTTCGCCACCTCCGACTTCGCCACCTCCGACGACATCGGTCGAACCGACGGGCTGGCGGCCGCCACCGCGGCCGGGGACACCGCGACCGCCGGCGGCCCCTCCGGCGCCGGCGCGCCGGGCGGCCAGGCTCCCGACCGGCAGCCCGGCGCCACGGTGCACACCGCACTCGACGCGGCCCGGGCACTGCTGCCCGCCTGCGGTCCGGGGCCGGTCGTCGTCGGCCCGGTCGTCGCCGACCTGACCGGCGCACCGCGCGCCGCCCGGGTGGGCGCTCGCCGCGACCGACGTCGTCGCCGCCTGGCCGGCCGCGCCCCGGCCGGTCCAGGCCCGGGCGCTGCTGCCGGAGCTGGCGCTGGCCGGGGACGCCGATGCCCGGCGGGTGCTCGTCGAGGAGGTCTACCTGCCGCTGCGCGACGCGGGCACGCCGTTGTTGGAAACCGCCGGGGCGTATCTCGACTTCGGTTCGTCCCTGGAGGCCACGGCCCGAGCCCTCTACCTCCATACCAACACTGTC from Frankia alni ACN14a harbors:
- a CDS encoding tyrosine-protein phosphatase, translated to MERWFNLAGCDNVRDLGGLPTVDGAATRHGVFLRSDSVQTLTEADVILLRETFGLRTIIDLRAREEAAREGRGLLAEQPIDYHNLSFLPGEWVMPDDPRYPAIVRDLDSVDRIEHYLDYLRLAGPAVAQALRVLAQPTAGPALFHCAAGKDRTGVLAALLLSIAGVDRDAIVADYAQTNERIHLVNARLAKRPSYNRPTAPLTPDQLSCRPEVMRGFLAGVDAGWGGPAAWAIKEGLTESDLIALRRTLVA
- a CDS encoding RNA-binding S4 domain-containing protein, producing MLEGMREVSIQGDAIRLGQFLKLADVVGVGSDVKGLLAGGMVRVNGEVESRRGRQLVPGDEVVVSGERLRVG
- a CDS encoding lytic transglycosylase domain-containing protein; this translates as MVHRVPPKAVLAALLAVVLVASCGVLRRTHRVPDDLVPVFRSAATAYGILTAAQLAAQARVESKFDAQAVSHAGARGIMQFLPTTWAAFGLDGNKDGVADPLDPRDAIPSAAYYESWLAEQVAHLPGDRVSLILAAYNAGPDAVRLAGGIPDFGETRAYVTKVRDWADTFSDQL